A portion of the Pseudoxanthomonas sp. JBR18 genome contains these proteins:
- the hisD gene encoding histidinol dehydrogenase: MNASLKSESLSVQRIVWAALDAQAQTQTLERPAQTVAAETRRTVAALIDEVRSGGLEALRAITARFDGAAPESFEVGEAEFAAAERAIDPALRQAMVEAAARITAFHKAGMAQPYAVETAAGVVCERIIRPIGRVGLYVPAGSAPLPSTALMLGVPAGLAGCREVVLCTPPRKDGTADPAVLVAARLTGVDRVFVLGGAQAIAAMAYGAGPVPACDKLFGPGNSYVTEAKQQVAQSGAAAIDMPAGPSEVLVIADAGANADFVAADLLSQAEHGPDSQVLLLSDDAGLLDRVEAALEAQLAVLPRADIARRALSASRLVLTTSLDEAFAISNRYAPEHLILALREARRWLDKVEAAGSVFLGDYTPEALGDYCSGTNHVLPTSGAARAYSGVSVASFQNFVSVQSASAAGILAIGPSAVTLAEAESLEAHANAVRLRLQEAAR; encoded by the coding sequence ATGAACGCCTCGCTCAAATCCGAATCCCTCAGCGTCCAGCGCATCGTCTGGGCCGCACTGGATGCGCAAGCACAAACCCAGACGCTGGAGCGCCCGGCGCAGACGGTCGCGGCCGAGACGCGCCGCACCGTCGCCGCGTTGATCGACGAGGTCCGCAGCGGTGGCCTGGAAGCGCTGCGCGCCATCACCGCGCGCTTCGATGGCGCCGCGCCCGAGTCCTTCGAAGTGGGCGAGGCCGAATTCGCCGCCGCCGAACGCGCCATCGACCCGGCGCTCAGGCAGGCCATGGTCGAGGCCGCCGCGCGCATCACCGCCTTCCACAAGGCCGGCATGGCCCAGCCTTATGCGGTGGAAACCGCCGCCGGCGTGGTCTGCGAACGCATCATTCGCCCCATCGGCCGCGTTGGCCTGTACGTGCCGGCCGGCAGCGCGCCGCTGCCGTCGACCGCGTTGATGCTCGGCGTGCCGGCTGGGCTGGCCGGCTGCCGCGAGGTGGTGCTGTGCACGCCGCCGCGCAAGGACGGCACTGCCGATCCCGCGGTGCTGGTCGCCGCGCGCCTGACCGGGGTGGACCGCGTGTTCGTCCTCGGCGGTGCGCAGGCGATCGCCGCGATGGCGTATGGCGCCGGCCCGGTGCCGGCCTGCGACAAGCTCTTCGGCCCGGGCAACAGCTACGTGACCGAAGCCAAGCAGCAGGTCGCGCAGAGCGGCGCGGCGGCCATTGACATGCCCGCCGGTCCGTCCGAAGTGCTGGTGATCGCCGATGCCGGCGCCAACGCGGACTTCGTCGCCGCCGACCTGCTGTCGCAGGCCGAGCACGGCCCGGATTCGCAGGTGCTGCTGCTGTCTGACGATGCCGGCCTGCTGGACCGTGTGGAAGCCGCGCTCGAGGCGCAGCTGGCCGTGCTGCCGCGCGCGGACATCGCGCGCAGGGCGCTGAGCGCCTCGCGCCTGGTGCTGACCACGTCGCTGGACGAAGCCTTCGCCATCAGCAACCGCTATGCGCCCGAGCACCTGATCCTGGCCCTGCGCGAGGCGCGCCGGTGGCTGGACAAGGTGGAGGCGGCCGGCTCGGTGTTCCTGGGCGACTACACGCCCGAGGCGCTGGGCGACTACTGCAGCGGCACCAACCACGTGCTGCCCACCAGCGGCGCGGCGCGCGCCTACAGCGGCGTGTCGGTGGCCAGCTTCCAGAATTTCGTCAGCGTGCAGTCGGCCAGTGCGGCCGGCATCCTGGCCATCGGGCCGTCGGCGGTGACCCTGGCCGAGGCCGAAAGCCTGGAGGCCCACGCCAACGCCGTGCGCCTGCGTCTGCAGGAGGCCGCCCGATGA
- the hisC gene encoding histidinol-phosphate transaminase, with amino-acid sequence MSAPDLKPRDLLDLVRPDLRGFGGYKSARTEAMRGDVWLNANESAWSNAADANATSRRYPDPQPAALKTALSGLYGCAPEELLIGRGSDEAIDLLVRTLCVGGRDAVVATPPVFGMYAVSARLQDARLIEAPLVDGPEGFAPDFDAIAKAVLEQGAKLVFLCSPANPTGASIPLAQIEALLQTLQGSALVVVDEAYGEFSDTPSALSLRARYPEVAVLRTLSKAHALAAARVGVVIADPRLISVLRACQAPYPVPTPCAELAVAGLSASALAATQARIAIVIEERARLAAALSALPGVRRVYRSDANFLLVRFADAERAFRALLAAGVVVRDQRAAPQLDDALRITIGTPEQNARVLAALSAQAEAA; translated from the coding sequence ATGAGCGCCCCCGATCTGAAACCACGTGACCTGCTCGACCTGGTCCGCCCGGACCTGCGCGGCTTTGGCGGCTATAAGTCGGCCCGCACCGAGGCCATGCGCGGCGATGTCTGGCTCAACGCCAACGAAAGTGCGTGGAGCAATGCTGCCGATGCCAACGCGACCTCGCGCCGCTATCCCGATCCGCAGCCCGCCGCGCTGAAGACCGCGCTGTCGGGCCTGTACGGCTGCGCGCCGGAGGAACTGCTGATCGGTCGCGGCAGCGACGAAGCCATCGACTTGTTGGTGCGCACCCTGTGCGTGGGCGGGCGCGATGCGGTGGTCGCCACGCCGCCGGTGTTCGGCATGTACGCGGTCAGTGCGCGCCTGCAGGATGCGCGGCTGATCGAAGCGCCACTGGTCGATGGGCCGGAGGGGTTTGCGCCGGATTTCGATGCGATTGCGAAGGCCGTGCTGGAGCAGGGCGCCAAGCTGGTGTTCCTGTGCTCGCCGGCAAACCCGACCGGCGCGTCGATTCCGCTGGCGCAGATCGAAGCCCTGCTGCAGACGCTGCAGGGCAGTGCGCTGGTGGTGGTGGACGAGGCCTACGGCGAGTTTTCCGACACGCCTTCTGCGCTGAGCCTGCGCGCTCGCTATCCGGAAGTCGCGGTGCTGCGCACACTGTCCAAGGCGCACGCGCTGGCCGCGGCCCGGGTGGGCGTGGTGATCGCCGATCCGCGCCTCATCTCGGTGCTGCGCGCCTGCCAGGCGCCGTACCCGGTGCCCACGCCGTGCGCGGAGCTGGCCGTGGCTGGCTTGTCCGCATCCGCCCTGGCGGCCACGCAGGCGCGGATCGCCATCGTGATCGAAGAGCGCGCACGGCTGGCCGCCGCGCTCTCGGCGCTGCCCGGCGTGCGCCGTGTTTACCGCTCCGACGCCAACTTCCTGCTGGTGCGCTTCGCCGATGCCGAACGCGCATTTCGTGCGCTGCTGGCTGCCGGCGTGGTCGTACGCGACCAGCGCGCCGCGCCGCAGCTGGACGACGCGCTGCGCATCACCATCGGCACGCCCGAGCAGAACGCCCGCGTGCTGGCGGCCCTGAGCGCACAGGCGGAGGCCGCATGA
- the hisB gene encoding bifunctional histidinol-phosphatase/imidazoleglycerol-phosphate dehydratase HisB: MSQKILFVDRDGTLIEEPADFQIDAYEKLRFVKGVIPAMLKLRDAGFQFVIVTNQDGLGTEGYPRESFDGPNDLMLQIFESQGISFREVLVDCSWPADKAPTRKPELGLVMHYLRDRGIDLDHSAMVGDRETDIRFAENLGIRGFQLKTAQFGGGWDWAGIAHALADAPRTASVRRKTKETDIRVEVDLDRVADPKVSTGLPFYDHMLEQIGKHGGFALEIQTTGDLHIDEHHTIEDTALALGEALKQALGDKRGIGRYGFTLPMDETLAQVALDFSGRPYLVFDGSFQRERVGDMPTELVEHFFRSLCDSAGVNINVQVRGDNDHHKIEGSFKALARALRQAIKREGSELPSTKGAL, translated from the coding sequence ATGAGCCAGAAGATCCTGTTCGTCGACCGCGACGGCACCCTCATCGAGGAGCCGGCCGATTTCCAGATCGACGCCTACGAGAAGCTGCGCTTCGTCAAGGGCGTCATCCCGGCGATGCTCAAGCTGCGCGATGCCGGCTTCCAGTTCGTCATCGTCACCAACCAGGACGGGCTGGGCACCGAAGGCTATCCGCGCGAGAGTTTCGACGGCCCCAATGACCTGATGCTGCAAATCTTCGAAAGCCAGGGCATCAGCTTCCGCGAGGTGCTGGTGGACTGCAGCTGGCCTGCCGACAAGGCGCCGACCCGCAAGCCTGAGCTGGGCTTGGTAATGCACTACCTGCGCGATCGCGGCATCGACCTGGATCATTCGGCGATGGTCGGCGACCGCGAGACCGACATCCGCTTCGCCGAGAACCTGGGCATCCGCGGGTTCCAGTTGAAGACCGCGCAGTTCGGCGGCGGATGGGACTGGGCTGGCATCGCCCATGCCCTGGCCGATGCGCCGCGCACGGCGAGCGTACGTCGTAAAACCAAGGAAACCGACATCCGCGTCGAGGTCGACCTGGACCGGGTCGCCGATCCCAAAGTCAGCACCGGCCTGCCATTCTACGACCACATGCTGGAGCAGATCGGCAAGCATGGCGGCTTCGCACTGGAGATCCAGACCACCGGCGACCTGCACATCGATGAGCACCACACCATCGAGGACACCGCCCTGGCGCTGGGCGAGGCCCTGAAACAGGCGCTGGGCGACAAGCGTGGCATCGGCCGCTATGGCTTCACCCTGCCCATGGACGAGACGCTCGCGCAGGTCGCGCTGGACTTCTCGGGCCGGCCATACTTGGTGTTCGACGGCAGCTTCCAGCGCGAGCGCGTGGGCGATATGCCGACCGAGCTGGTCGAGCACTTCTTCCGCTCGCTGTGCGATTCGGCTGGGGTGAACATCAACGTGCAGGTGCGCGGCGACAACGACCACCACAAGATCGAAGGCAGCTTCAAGGCGCTGGCCCGCGCCCTGCGCCAGGCGATCAAGCGCGAGGGCTCCGAGCTGCCCTCGACCAAGGGCGCGCTGTGA
- the hisH gene encoding imidazole glycerol phosphate synthase subunit HisH produces the protein MRLAMIDAGGANIGSVRYALGRLGVEAELTTDAEVIRSADRVILPGVGAAAQVMGRLRELQLIETIKALQAPLLGVCVGMQVLFEHSEEDGTPCLGLLSGKVAKLPVSPGIRVPHMGWNTLSARREASLTAGIGAQDQAYFVHSYAAPVSEDCLSSATHGQEFSAVIQRGRVAGAQFHPERSAAVGARLLQNFIEHGLA, from the coding sequence ATGCGCCTGGCGATGATCGATGCCGGTGGCGCGAATATCGGCTCGGTGCGCTATGCGCTGGGCCGCCTGGGCGTGGAAGCGGAACTGACCACCGATGCCGAGGTGATCCGCAGCGCGGACCGGGTGATCCTGCCGGGCGTGGGCGCGGCCGCGCAGGTGATGGGCCGGCTGCGCGAGCTGCAGCTCATCGAGACGATCAAGGCGTTGCAGGCGCCGCTGTTGGGCGTGTGTGTCGGCATGCAGGTCCTGTTCGAGCACTCCGAGGAAGACGGCACGCCGTGCCTGGGTCTGCTGTCGGGCAAGGTCGCCAAGCTGCCTGTCAGCCCCGGCATCCGCGTGCCGCACATGGGCTGGAACACGCTGAGTGCCCGGCGTGAGGCTTCGCTCACTGCCGGGATCGGCGCGCAGGACCAGGCCTATTTCGTGCACAGCTACGCCGCGCCGGTGAGTGAGGACTGCCTGAGCAGCGCCACGCACGGGCAGGAATTTTCCGCGGTGATCCAGCGCGGCCGGGTGGCGGGTGCGCAGTTCCATCCTGAGCGCTCGGCCGCGGTCGGCGCCCGCCTGCTGCAGAACTTCATTGAACACGGCCTGGCCTGA
- the hisA gene encoding 1-(5-phosphoribosyl)-5-[(5-phosphoribosylamino)methylideneamino]imidazole-4-carboxamide isomerase has product MSSKPSFQLFPAIDVRGGRVVRLAQGDYDRETTYGDDPLAAAQAYAAQGANWLHLVDLDAARAGGYTLAPLLQQLRATTGLQVQTGGGVRSRDDVVALLEAGASRVVVGSLSVRAPEQVLGWLAEFGAERITVALDARQDEAGIWQLPIHGWTEGSGVALDALASRYAQAGMTHLLCTDIARDGMLTGPNFALYRHLVALLPQVQVQASGGVHAVTDVSAAKTAGCGGIVLGRALLEGRFTLEQAFAEAASC; this is encoded by the coding sequence ATGTCTTCCAAGCCTTCCTTCCAACTCTTTCCGGCCATCGACGTGCGCGGCGGACGCGTGGTGCGCCTGGCGCAGGGCGATTACGACCGCGAAACCACTTACGGCGACGATCCGCTGGCCGCCGCACAGGCCTATGCCGCGCAGGGCGCAAATTGGCTGCACCTGGTCGACCTGGATGCCGCGCGGGCCGGCGGCTACACGCTGGCGCCGCTGTTGCAGCAGTTGCGTGCGACCACGGGCCTGCAGGTGCAGACCGGCGGTGGCGTGCGCAGCCGCGATGACGTGGTCGCACTGCTGGAGGCTGGCGCCTCGCGCGTGGTGGTCGGCTCGCTGTCGGTGCGTGCGCCCGAGCAGGTGCTGGGCTGGCTGGCCGAGTTCGGCGCCGAGCGCATCACCGTGGCGCTGGATGCGCGCCAGGACGAGGCCGGTATCTGGCAGCTGCCGATCCACGGCTGGACCGAAGGCTCCGGCGTGGCCCTGGATGCCTTGGCCAGCCGCTATGCGCAGGCCGGCATGACCCACCTGCTGTGCACCGACATCGCCCGCGACGGCATGCTGACCGGGCCGAACTTCGCGCTGTATCGCCATCTGGTCGCGCTGCTGCCGCAGGTGCAGGTGCAGGCGTCCGGCGGCGTGCATGCGGTGACCGACGTCAGTGCCGCCAAGACCGCCGGCTGCGGCGGCATCGTGCTGGGTCGTGCATTGCTGGAAGGGCGCTTCACCCTGGAACAGGCCTTCGCGGAGGCCGCCTCATGCTGA
- the hisF gene encoding imidazole glycerol phosphate synthase subunit HisF — protein MLSRRIVPCLDVRGGRVVKGVKFRDHIDMGDIAELALRYRDAGADELVFYDIGASPEGRSVDYGWVEKVSRLLDIPFCVAGGIRSVETARAVLHAGADKVSINTPALERPALIGELAQAFGVQCVVVGIDSVREDDGQWRVRSYTGDPSKTRAETLRTLDWIEQAQALGAGEIVLNCMDSDGVRRGYDIEQLKAARALCHVPLVASGGAGLPEHFTAAFKDADVDAALAASVFHSGAIAIPDLKRTLAQAGIAVRQAA, from the coding sequence ATGCTGAGCCGGCGCATCGTGCCTTGCCTGGATGTGCGCGGCGGTCGCGTGGTCAAGGGCGTCAAATTCCGCGACCACATCGATATGGGCGATATCGCCGAGCTGGCGCTGCGCTATCGCGATGCCGGCGCCGACGAGCTGGTGTTCTACGACATCGGCGCCAGCCCGGAAGGGCGCTCGGTCGACTACGGCTGGGTGGAGAAGGTCTCGCGCCTGCTGGACATCCCGTTCTGCGTGGCCGGTGGCATCCGCAGCGTGGAGACCGCGCGTGCGGTGCTGCACGCCGGCGCGGACAAGGTCTCGATCAACACACCGGCGCTGGAACGCCCCGCCTTGATCGGCGAGCTGGCCCAGGCCTTCGGCGTGCAGTGCGTGGTGGTGGGCATCGATTCGGTGCGCGAGGACGATGGCCAATGGCGCGTGCGCAGCTATACCGGTGATCCATCAAAGACCCGTGCCGAAACGTTGCGCACCCTGGATTGGATCGAGCAGGCGCAGGCGCTGGGTGCCGGCGAAATCGTGCTGAACTGCATGGACAGCGACGGCGTGCGTCGCGGCTACGACATCGAGCAGCTCAAGGCCGCGCGGGCGCTGTGCCATGTGCCGCTGGTGGCCTCCGGCGGCGCGGGCCTACCGGAGCATTTCACCGCGGCGTTCAAGGACGCCGACGTGGACGCGGCGCTGGCCGCCAGCGTCTTCCACAGTGGTGCCATCGCCATTCCCGATCTCAAGCGCACACTGGCCCAGGCCGGCATCGCCGTGCGCCAGGCCGCCTGA
- the hisIE gene encoding bifunctional phosphoribosyl-AMP cyclohydrolase/phosphoribosyl-ATP diphosphatase HisIE gives MSQIEALDWAKGDGLLPAVVQDADTLRVLMLGYMNAEALQVTRECGHVTFFSRSKQRLWTKGETSGHFLDLVDIQVDCDADTLLVLARPNGYTCHLQRPSCFPEAPGVVGAAMAAKDPSQESPIAAMAGPTEGIAFLGELDALIAQRHAQRPEGSYTTRLFEGGIRRIAQKVGEEGVETALAAVAQDDAELLGESADLLYHLTVLLRARGLSLGDAVQLLSERHRPA, from the coding sequence ATGAGTCAGATCGAAGCACTGGACTGGGCCAAGGGCGATGGGCTGCTGCCCGCCGTGGTGCAGGACGCCGACACCCTGCGCGTGCTGATGCTGGGTTACATGAATGCAGAAGCGCTGCAGGTCACGCGCGAGTGCGGCCATGTGACCTTCTTCAGCCGCAGCAAGCAGCGCCTGTGGACCAAGGGAGAGACCTCCGGGCATTTCCTGGATCTGGTCGACATCCAGGTCGACTGCGACGCCGACACCCTGCTGGTGCTGGCGCGTCCGAATGGGTACACCTGCCACCTGCAGCGACCCAGCTGCTTTCCCGAGGCGCCGGGCGTGGTGGGAGCCGCCATGGCGGCAAAGGACCCTTCCCAGGAAAGCCCAATCGCCGCCATGGCGGGTCCCACGGAAGGCATCGCCTTCCTGGGTGAACTCGACGCCCTGATCGCGCAGCGTCACGCACAGCGTCCGGAAGGCAGCTACACCACCCGATTGTTCGAGGGTGGGATCCGCCGCATCGCACAGAAGGTGGGCGAGGAGGGCGTAGAGACCGCCCTGGCCGCTGTCGCGCAGGACGATGCGGAACTGCTCGGCGAGAGCGCGGATCTGCTCTATCACCTCACCGTGCTGTTGCGCGCGCGCGGCCTGTCGTTGGGTGATGCCGTTCAGCTGCTCTCGGAGCGTCATCGGCCAGCCTGA
- a CDS encoding carbohydrate-binding protein: protein MTLRKSTLWSVVTAGTCTSLIGSLATAAALSVLPIAPAHAQTACAPAWSAGTVYTGGNTASENGINYLANWWTQGDEPATHNGGAGSGQPWTSQGSCSGGGDDGGGDTGGGDDDGGNGGTPTNPSYESFVFSPYKDITINLNWNNNVMQTKVTGSAIPVAGAGSLLSTQLSNLDTLTLAFATGECGSESWGGVSANAFANANIPTLDSSGVNYIISTGGASGTFTCGSAAGMNAFLSRYASPHLVGVDFDIEGGQTPAQTDSLIAAVKAVESQYPNLRFSFTLATLAASDGSYGGVNALGDRVIRAVQASGLQHYTINLMVMDFGRAQASNCVLGSSGLCEMGQSAIQAVQNLQHTYGISADHIELTPMIGRNDTADEIFTLNDVDIVSLYAAQNGLAGVHYWSLDRDTPCATPSDYASPICNSYSGPAALEYTQRFLNDLGY from the coding sequence ATGACCCTCAGGAAATCCACCTTGTGGTCCGTAGTCACCGCAGGCACATGCACCAGCCTGATCGGCAGTCTGGCCACCGCAGCCGCGCTTTCGGTCCTACCCATCGCCCCGGCCCATGCCCAGACCGCCTGCGCGCCGGCCTGGAGTGCGGGCACGGTCTATACCGGTGGCAACACCGCCAGCGAAAACGGCATCAACTATCTGGCCAACTGGTGGACCCAGGGCGACGAGCCAGCTACCCACAACGGAGGTGCCGGCTCCGGCCAGCCCTGGACGTCGCAGGGCAGCTGTTCCGGCGGCGGCGATGATGGTGGCGGCGACACGGGCGGCGGGGACGACGACGGCGGCAATGGCGGCACGCCGACCAATCCGAGCTACGAGAGCTTCGTTTTCAGCCCGTACAAGGACATCACCATCAACCTCAACTGGAACAACAACGTGATGCAGACCAAGGTGACCGGCAGCGCCATTCCGGTCGCCGGTGCCGGCAGCCTGCTGTCGACCCAGTTGAGCAATCTGGACACGCTGACCCTGGCGTTCGCCACTGGCGAATGCGGCAGCGAAAGCTGGGGCGGGGTCTCGGCCAACGCCTTCGCCAATGCCAACATCCCCACGCTGGACAGCAGCGGGGTGAACTACATCATCTCCACCGGCGGCGCCTCGGGGACCTTCACCTGCGGCAGTGCGGCGGGCATGAACGCGTTCTTGTCACGCTACGCCTCACCGCACCTGGTCGGGGTGGATTTCGACATCGAAGGCGGGCAGACGCCTGCGCAGACCGATTCGCTGATCGCCGCGGTCAAGGCGGTCGAATCGCAGTATCCGAACCTGCGCTTCTCGTTCACCCTGGCGACCCTGGCCGCTTCCGATGGCAGCTACGGCGGCGTGAATGCCCTTGGCGATCGTGTGATCCGGGCGGTCCAGGCCTCTGGGCTGCAGCACTACACCATCAACCTGATGGTCATGGACTTCGGCCGGGCGCAGGCGTCCAACTGCGTGCTGGGGAGTTCGGGGCTGTGCGAGATGGGGCAGTCGGCCATCCAGGCGGTGCAGAACCTGCAGCACACCTACGGCATCAGCGCCGACCACATCGAGCTGACCCCGATGATCGGGCGCAATGACACGGCCGATGAGATCTTCACGCTCAACGACGTGGACATCGTCTCGCTCTACGCCGCGCAGAACGGCCTGGCCGGCGTGCACTACTGGTCGCTGGATCGCGACACCCCGTGCGCGACCCCGTCGGACTACGCCTCGCCGATCTGCAATTCCTATAGCGGCCCTGCCGCGCTGGAGTACACGCAACGCTTCCTCAACGATCTGGGCTACTGA
- the uraD gene encoding 2-oxo-4-hydroxy-4-carboxy-5-ureidoimidazoline decarboxylase: protein MTTLTELNALPETDFITALGGIFEHSPWVAEGAAAGRPYADVAALHSAMCEVVANAGEPAQLALIRAHPELAGKAAIAGELTASSASEQRGAGLDQCSPTEYTELLDLNAAYRERFGFPFILAVRGHTRASVIAALRARLTHERGEEVATCLAQIERIALLRLCDLIAE from the coding sequence ATGACTACACTGACCGAACTCAACGCCCTGCCGGAGACGGACTTCATCACCGCGCTGGGCGGCATCTTCGAGCATTCGCCATGGGTGGCCGAAGGCGCGGCGGCGGGTCGCCCCTACGCCGATGTCGCCGCCCTGCACTCAGCGATGTGCGAGGTGGTGGCCAACGCCGGCGAGCCCGCGCAACTGGCCCTGATCCGTGCCCATCCCGAACTGGCCGGCAAGGCCGCCATTGCCGGTGAACTCACCGCTTCCTCGGCCAGCGAACAGCGCGGCGCCGGCCTGGACCAGTGCAGCCCGACCGAATACACCGAGCTGCTGGACCTCAACGCCGCTTATCGGGAACGTTTCGGATTCCCCTTCATCCTGGCCGTGCGCGGTCATACCCGCGCGAGCGTCATCGCCGCCCTGCGCGCCCGCCTGACGCACGAGCGCGGCGAGGAAGTTGCCACCTGCTTGGCGCAGATCGAGCGCATCGCCCTGCTGCGGCTGTGCGACCTGATCGCCGAATAG
- the puuE gene encoding allantoinase PuuE has translation MLSTPYPRDLTGYGRNPPHADWPGGARIAVQFVLNYEEGGENNVLHGDAGSEQFLSEIVGAASYPARHMSMESIYEYGSRVGVWRILREFERRGLPLTVFGVAMALERNPEATAAFVELGHEIASHGWRWIHYQDMDEATERAHLARAIDLHTRLTGSAPLGWYTGRDSPNTRRLVVEHGGFAYDADYYGDDLPFWTQVETSGGEHKPHLVVPYTLDSNDMRFATPQGFNTADHFFTYLRDSFDVLYAEGEDTPKMLSIGMHCRLLGRPGRFVALQRFLDHLARHDKVWVCRRIDIARHWQQRHPFKAESA, from the coding sequence ATGCTCTCCACGCCCTACCCCCGCGACCTCACCGGCTATGGCCGCAATCCACCGCACGCCGACTGGCCCGGTGGCGCGCGGATCGCGGTGCAGTTCGTCCTCAACTACGAGGAAGGTGGCGAGAACAACGTGCTGCATGGCGATGCCGGCTCCGAGCAGTTCCTCTCCGAGATCGTCGGTGCGGCCAGTTACCCGGCGCGGCACATGAGCATGGAGTCGATCTACGAATACGGATCGCGCGTGGGCGTGTGGCGCATTCTGCGCGAGTTCGAGCGGCGTGGCCTGCCGCTGACGGTGTTCGGCGTGGCCATGGCGCTGGAGCGCAACCCGGAGGCGACCGCCGCCTTCGTCGAACTGGGTCACGAGATCGCCAGCCACGGTTGGCGCTGGATCCATTACCAGGACATGGACGAGGCCACCGAACGCGCACACCTGGCGCGCGCCATCGACCTGCATACCCGCCTGACCGGCAGCGCGCCGCTGGGCTGGTACACCGGCCGCGACAGTCCCAACACGCGGCGGCTGGTGGTCGAGCACGGCGGTTTTGCCTACGACGCGGACTATTACGGCGACGACCTGCCGTTCTGGACGCAGGTAGAAACCTCGGGCGGCGAACACAAGCCGCACCTGGTGGTGCCCTACACGCTGGACAGCAACGACATGCGCTTTGCCACGCCGCAGGGCTTCAACACCGCCGATCACTTCTTCACCTACCTGCGCGATAGTTTCGACGTGCTCTACGCCGAGGGCGAGGACACACCGAAGATGCTCTCGATCGGCATGCACTGCCGCCTGCTCGGGCGACCGGGGCGCTTTGTCGCCCTGCAGCGCTTCCTCGACCATCTCGCCCGGCACGACAAGGTCTGGGTGTGCCGGCGCATCGACATCGCCCGGCACTGGCAGCAGCGCCATCCGTTCAAGGCAGAATCCGCATGA